The following proteins come from a genomic window of Oricola thermophila:
- a CDS encoding ABC transporter ATP-binding protein: MSQNRGAAVRYEGVQKSYDGETLVVKNLNLDIARGEFLTMLGPSGSGKTTCLMMLAGFEPATHGEIFLNDHPINNVPPHKRGIGMVFQNYALFPHMSVAENLAFPLQVRGMGKAEQEEKVKRALDMVELGEFGSRRPAQLSGGQQQRVAVARALVFDPELVLMDEPLGALDKQLREQMQYEIKHIHENLGVTIVYVTHDQTEALTMSDRVAVFNDGIIQQLSSPDVLYESPQNSFVAQFIGENNKLTGEVVEVKGDRCKVRLADGTVLQADKVNVEGVGDRTTISLRPERIEVVPTDQHENQVEGVIEELIYLGDHIRVRMNICGNDEFIVKVRNRGERWDLQEGQKRRIGWAASDCKALDAVA, encoded by the coding sequence ATGAGCCAAAACCGCGGTGCGGCTGTACGTTACGAAGGTGTGCAGAAGAGTTATGATGGTGAAACGCTGGTCGTCAAGAACCTCAATCTCGACATAGCGCGCGGCGAATTCCTGACTATGCTTGGCCCGTCCGGATCGGGCAAAACGACATGCCTGATGATGCTTGCCGGTTTCGAGCCGGCGACCCATGGCGAAATCTTCCTCAACGATCATCCGATCAACAACGTTCCGCCGCACAAGCGCGGCATCGGCATGGTGTTCCAGAACTATGCGCTGTTTCCGCACATGTCGGTGGCAGAGAACCTGGCGTTTCCGCTGCAGGTTCGCGGCATGGGCAAGGCCGAGCAGGAAGAAAAGGTCAAGCGTGCGCTCGACATGGTCGAACTCGGCGAATTCGGTTCGCGCCGGCCGGCGCAGCTGTCCGGCGGGCAACAGCAGCGCGTCGCCGTCGCGCGCGCGCTCGTGTTCGATCCGGAACTCGTGCTGATGGACGAGCCGCTGGGCGCACTCGACAAGCAGCTGCGCGAGCAGATGCAGTACGAGATCAAGCACATTCACGAGAATCTCGGCGTCACGATCGTCTACGTCACGCACGACCAGACTGAAGCCCTGACGATGTCGGACCGCGTGGCGGTGTTCAACGACGGCATAATCCAGCAGCTTTCTTCGCCGGACGTGCTGTACGAAAGCCCGCAGAACTCCTTCGTCGCCCAGTTCATCGGCGAGAACAACAAGCTGACGGGCGAAGTCGTCGAGGTGAAAGGCGACCGGTGCAAGGTACGCCTCGCTGACGGAACCGTCCTGCAGGCGGACAAGGTGAATGTCGAGGGGGTCGGTGACAGGACAACGATTTCCCTGCGTCCGGAGCGCATCGAGGTCGTGCCGACGGACCAGCACGAGAACCAGGTCGAGGGCGTCATCGAGGAACTCATCTATCTCGGGGACCACATCCGCGTGCGCATGAACATCTGCGGAAACGACGAATTCATCGTCAAGGTGCGCAACCGCGGCGAGCGGTGGGATTTGCAGGAAGGACAGAAGCGCAGAATCGGCTGGGCCGCTTCCGATTGCAAGGCGCTGGACGCTGTAGCTTGA
- a CDS encoding extracellular solute-binding protein, translating into MKLRTVLLASAASMAFTGQVVSEDLPPCDNCVDSMTLVSWGGAYQASQVKAYSEPYIAMTGVNVVWDESSNEAVAKLRAMNEAGNVTWDLVDVVAADAIRLCDEGLAAPIDHSAVLAEAPDGTPAAEDFGDMIVSECFIPQIVYSTTAAYRADVAEWNGKEPDSICAMFDLENFPGKRSLEKRPINNMEWALLCDGVAKEDVYDVLETDEGVEQALAKLGTIKDQVIWWSAAAEPPQLLADGEVVLASSYNGRFFSAIEEQGQPFKMLWDAQVFDLDGWIVPADLPEDRLNRVMHFLKFATDTQRLADQAKYISYGPARASSAPLVGKHAELGIDMAPHMPTDPANAKNTFLYNYEWWADNRDDLDAKFQAWLAQ; encoded by the coding sequence ATGAAACTGAGAACCGTGCTCCTGGCGTCCGCCGCCAGTATGGCCTTTACTGGCCAGGTCGTATCCGAGGATCTGCCGCCATGCGACAACTGCGTCGACAGCATGACGCTCGTGTCATGGGGCGGTGCCTACCAGGCTTCGCAGGTCAAGGCATATTCCGAGCCGTATATCGCCATGACCGGTGTCAACGTGGTCTGGGACGAAAGCTCCAACGAGGCTGTGGCCAAGCTGCGCGCCATGAACGAGGCCGGCAACGTGACCTGGGACCTGGTGGATGTTGTCGCAGCCGACGCGATCCGTCTTTGCGACGAGGGTCTCGCCGCGCCAATCGACCATTCTGCCGTCTTGGCCGAGGCCCCTGACGGCACCCCCGCTGCGGAAGACTTCGGCGACATGATCGTGTCGGAGTGCTTTATCCCGCAGATCGTCTACTCAACCACCGCCGCCTATCGCGCGGATGTCGCGGAGTGGAATGGCAAGGAACCGGACAGCATCTGCGCCATGTTCGATTTGGAGAACTTCCCGGGCAAGCGCTCGCTCGAGAAGCGCCCGATCAACAACATGGAATGGGCCCTGCTTTGCGACGGTGTTGCCAAGGAAGACGTCTATGATGTTCTGGAAACCGACGAAGGCGTCGAGCAGGCGCTGGCCAAGCTCGGCACCATCAAGGACCAGGTCATCTGGTGGTCCGCGGCCGCTGAGCCGCCGCAGCTATTGGCCGACGGGGAAGTCGTTCTCGCATCGTCCTACAATGGCCGTTTCTTCTCCGCCATCGAGGAGCAGGGACAGCCGTTCAAGATGCTCTGGGACGCCCAGGTGTTCGATCTCGACGGCTGGATCGTCCCAGCCGATCTGCCGGAAGACCGGCTGAACCGTGTCATGCACTTCCTGAAGTTCGCGACTGACACCCAGCGTCTCGCCGACCAGGCCAAGTACATTTCCTACGGTCCGGCCCGCGCTTCGTCGGCGCCGCTCGTCGGCAAGCATGCCGAACTCGGTATTGACATGGCACCGCACATGCCGACCGATCCGGCCAACGCGAAAAACACCTTCCTCTACAATTACGAGTGGTGGGCCGACAATCGCGACGATCTGGACGCCAAGTTCCAGGCTTGGCTGGCGCAGTAA
- a CDS encoding DUF6476 family protein produces the protein MTVPTDDFDEDKPLDPAMERVRRKLARLMVVSIGIMLVGLMAVLGAVVYKSAGSGAPRGISEAVIDLPDGFAVNDTAVSDTRILFFGTLPNGGDRVLVYDSQSGALIADHEVQ, from the coding sequence ATGACAGTTCCCACAGACGATTTCGACGAGGACAAGCCGCTCGATCCCGCGATGGAACGCGTGCGGCGCAAGCTTGCCCGGCTGATGGTGGTCTCCATCGGCATCATGCTGGTCGGCCTTATGGCCGTGCTTGGCGCCGTTGTCTACAAGTCGGCGGGCTCGGGAGCGCCGCGCGGGATATCGGAGGCCGTGATCGACCTGCCGGACGGATTCGCAGTGAACGATACCGCGGTATCGGACACGCGCATTCTATTTTTCGGAACTTTGCCGAATGGCGGAGACCGCGTGCTTGTCTATGATTCGCAGTCCGGCGCCCTGATTGCCGATCACGAAGTGCAATAA
- a CDS encoding ABC transporter permease, with product MSALPPYSSAAQIAWYYAFRVICGLIFFFLIFPIMVIAPLSFNAENFFTFTPKMLALDPEGYSLKHYQDFFTNPDWQQALWNSVTIAPVATILATGFGTLAAIGLSQSHVPFKSAIMAILISPMIVPLIISAAGMYFFYSRIGLQGTYWGVVLAHAALGTPFVIITVTATLVGFDRSLTRAAASMGADPVTTFFKVQMPLIIPGVVSGALFAFITSFDEVVVVLFLGSASQKTLPWQMFTGLREQISPTILAVATLMVAISIVLLTVLELLRRRSERLRGLTPG from the coding sequence ATGTCGGCACTTCCCCCCTATTCATCCGCGGCCCAGATTGCCTGGTACTACGCGTTTCGCGTCATTTGCGGGCTGATCTTCTTTTTTCTGATCTTTCCGATCATGGTGATCGCGCCACTGTCGTTCAACGCGGAGAACTTCTTCACCTTTACTCCGAAGATGCTGGCGCTCGATCCGGAGGGCTACTCGCTCAAGCACTACCAGGACTTCTTCACCAATCCGGACTGGCAGCAGGCGCTCTGGAACTCGGTGACGATCGCGCCAGTGGCGACGATCCTGGCGACCGGCTTTGGCACGCTTGCCGCTATTGGGCTTTCGCAAAGCCACGTGCCGTTCAAGTCGGCGATCATGGCGATCCTGATCTCGCCGATGATCGTGCCGCTGATCATATCGGCGGCGGGCATGTATTTCTTCTATTCGCGCATCGGTCTGCAGGGCACGTATTGGGGCGTCGTACTGGCCCATGCGGCGCTCGGAACGCCCTTCGTCATCATCACAGTGACGGCGACGCTGGTTGGCTTCGATAGGTCGTTGACGCGGGCTGCCGCCTCGATGGGCGCCGATCCCGTCACCACCTTCTTCAAGGTGCAGATGCCGCTGATCATTCCCGGTGTGGTGTCGGGCGCATTGTTCGCCTTCATCACCTCCTTCGATGAAGTGGTCGTCGTGCTGTTCCTCGGCTCCGCCTCCCAGAAAACGCTGCCATGGCAGATGTTCACGGGCCTGCGCGAGCAGATATCGCCGACCATCCTGGCCGTGGCGACTCTCATGGTGGCTATCTCGATCGTGCTGCTGACGGTTCTGGAATTGCTGCGGCGGCGGTCTGAACGGCTTCGTGGCCTGACTCCGGGCTAG
- a CDS encoding ABC transporter permease: MSSTPTATRSHSDFPDDGVVRAADGTPLKQRLAKALRREKLRSFLLIAPLLLFILLSFIAPIADMLFRSVENNIVQDTIPRTVEALKAWDPAGNELPNEPVFAALHDDLAIAVEKRVHTRLGSRLNYEKSGMSGLFRKTGRAIKRMDEGDYKAQFIDADEDWGDVETWRVIKRFSPAYTPGYFLNAVDAEQTSEGIRMKPANERVYLMLFNRTMVMSLMITVSCLILGFPVAYLLAHLSLKASNMLMILVLLPFWTSLLVRTSAWKVLLQQQGVINDFLVWTGIIDDANRLVMINNQTGTIIAMTHILLPFMILPLFSVMKTISPSYVRAAKSLGANDWTAFWKVYFPQTVPGIGAGAILVFILSIGYYITPELVGGTSGIFISNRIAYHISSSLNWGLAAALGAILLCLVLILFYVYDKIVGIDNVKLG, from the coding sequence ATGAGTAGCACACCGACAGCCACTAGGTCCCATAGCGATTTCCCCGATGACGGTGTCGTGCGTGCTGCTGACGGTACCCCTTTGAAACAAAGGCTAGCCAAGGCCCTGCGGCGCGAGAAGCTGCGCTCTTTCCTGCTGATCGCGCCGTTGCTGTTGTTCATCTTGCTGTCCTTCATCGCGCCGATAGCGGACATGCTTTTCCGGTCGGTGGAAAACAATATTGTGCAGGACACGATCCCGCGCACGGTCGAGGCGCTGAAGGCATGGGACCCGGCAGGCAACGAGTTGCCCAATGAACCGGTCTTTGCGGCGCTGCATGACGATCTGGCGATTGCGGTGGAAAAGCGCGTTCACACGCGGCTCGGATCACGGCTCAACTACGAGAAATCCGGCATGTCGGGCCTGTTCCGCAAGACCGGGCGGGCGATCAAGCGCATGGACGAGGGCGACTACAAGGCCCAGTTCATCGATGCCGACGAAGACTGGGGCGACGTCGAAACTTGGCGCGTCATCAAACGGTTCAGCCCAGCCTACACTCCCGGGTACTTTCTCAACGCGGTGGATGCGGAACAAACCTCCGAGGGAATCCGTATGAAACCGGCCAACGAGCGCGTCTATCTGATGCTGTTCAACCGGACGATGGTGATGTCGCTGATGATTACCGTCTCCTGCCTGATTCTGGGTTTCCCGGTCGCCTATCTTCTGGCCCACCTTTCGCTCAAGGCGTCGAACATGTTGATGATCCTGGTGTTGCTGCCGTTCTGGACATCGCTGCTGGTGCGGACCTCGGCGTGGAAGGTGCTGCTTCAGCAGCAGGGCGTGATCAACGACTTCCTAGTGTGGACGGGCATTATCGACGATGCCAACAGGCTCGTAATGATCAACAACCAGACCGGCACGATCATCGCGATGACGCATATCCTGCTGCCTTTCATGATCCTGCCGCTGTTCTCTGTGATGAAGACGATCTCGCCGTCCTATGTGCGCGCCGCAAAAAGCCTCGGCGCAAACGACTGGACGGCGTTCTGGAAGGTCTATTTCCCGCAGACCGTACCGGGCATTGGCGCCGGCGCGATCCTCGTCTTCATCCTGTCAATCGGCTACTACATCACGCCGGAACTGGTCGGGGGCACGAGTGGCATCTTCATCTCGAACCGCATTGCCTACCATATCTCGTCATCGCTGAACTGGGGGCTGGCGGCCGCGCTCGGAGCAATCCTGCTCTGCCTCGTCCTGATATTGTTCTACGTCTACGACAAGATTGTCGGTATCGATAACGTGAAACTGGGTTAG